A single region of the Nicotiana sylvestris chromosome 6, ASM39365v2, whole genome shotgun sequence genome encodes:
- the LOC138871208 gene encoding uncharacterized protein, which translates to MAKKKMIETFNTLLKDLMNTNRLFGGKVVVFGGDFRQTLPVVRSGKKEDFICESLLYSDIWNDLEKLCLSENMRAKEDPAFCEYLMRIENGKEETNNSNKIEIPRNFVIPFTPETQSLNQSFNVTYPNLHTFFSNPSSMTSRVILTTKNNFVDEINDMLIHQLANNAKIYTAIDETT; encoded by the coding sequence ATGGCAAAAAAGAAAATGATTGAAACATTCAATACTCTTTTAAAAGATCTCATGAATACGAATAGACTCTTTGGTGGCAAAGTTGTAGTTTTTGGTGGAGACTTTCGACAAACACTTCCCGTTGTTCGTAGTGGGAAAAAAGAAGACTTTATTTGTGAAAGTTTACTATATTCTGATATTTGGAATGATCTTGAAAAGTTGTGCTTATCAGAAAATATGCGTGCAAAAGAAGATCCTGCTTTTTGTGAGTATTTAATGAGAATtgaaaatggaaaagaagaaacTAACAACTCGAACAAAATTGAAATTCCACGTAATTTTGTCATTCCTTTTACCCCTGAAACACAATCTTTAAATCAGTCATTCAATGTTACTTATCCGAATCTACATACATTCTTTTCTAATCCATCTTCTATGACTTCCCGTGTTATCTTAActacaaaaaataattttgttgATGAAATAAATGACATGCTTATACATCAACTTGCCAACAATGCTAAAATATATACTGCAATTGATGAAACTACATAA